The following proteins are co-located in the Microcystis wesenbergii NRERC-220 genome:
- the sfsA gene encoding DNA/RNA nuclease SfsA, producing MTSLLVHTYPSLVKGILIKRYKRFFADIQLDNGELITAHCANTGPMTDVCVEGQPVYLSRSDNPKRKLAYTWEMIQLGETWVGVNTNLPNQVVKNALLQGVFPDLVKNDTEVRSEVTYGQNNGSRIDFLLTHADNSLTYIEVKNTTWNRGETALFPDTVTTRGQKHLNELMALLPAAEAIMLYFINRGDCYRFAPGDSKDAKYGQLLRQAVAKGVKVLPCRFQVTPTGINYLGLAELQL from the coding sequence ATGACTTCCTTGTTGGTTCACACTTACCCTTCTCTTGTCAAGGGTATTTTAATTAAACGTTACAAACGCTTTTTTGCCGATATACAATTGGACAACGGAGAATTAATTACGGCCCATTGCGCTAATACCGGACCGATGACAGATGTATGTGTAGAGGGTCAACCGGTTTATCTTTCTCGCAGTGATAACCCGAAGCGAAAATTAGCTTATACCTGGGAGATGATTCAACTGGGGGAGACTTGGGTGGGAGTTAATACCAATCTTCCTAATCAGGTGGTGAAAAATGCCCTGTTGCAGGGAGTTTTTCCCGATTTGGTCAAAAATGACACCGAGGTGCGATCGGAAGTGACCTACGGTCAAAATAACGGCAGTAGAATTGATTTTCTTTTGACCCATGCTGATAATTCCCTCACCTATATCGAGGTGAAAAATACCACTTGGAATCGGGGAGAAACGGCACTTTTTCCCGATACTGTCACCACGCGAGGACAGAAGCATTTAAACGAATTAATGGCTTTATTGCCGGCAGCGGAAGCGATTATGCTCTACTTTATTAATCGGGGTGATTGTTACCGATTTGCTCCGGGGGATAGTAAAGATGCTAAATACGGGCAGTTATTGCGTCAAGCAGTGGCTAAAGGAGTCAAGGTTTTACCCTGTCGCTTCCAAGTGACACCCACGGGAATTAATTATTTAGGTTTAGCAGAATTGCAACTGTGA